A genomic window from Alkalihalobacillus sp. AL-G includes:
- the dxs gene encoding 1-deoxy-D-xylulose-5-phosphate synthase gives MDLESIKDPKFLRTYDTNKLEDLASTIRTFLIEKISKTGGHLGPNLGVVELTLVLHHLFESPKDKFIWDVGHQAYVHKILTGRASQFDTLKQYKGLCGFPKRSESAHDVWETGHSSTSLSAAMGMATARDLKGTDEDIVAVIGDGALTGGMALEALNHIGHEQKDLIVILNDNEMSIAPNVGALHNVLGRLRTAGKYKKVKEEFESLLKKVPAGGRMAATAERLKDCLKYLFVSGIFFEELGFTYLGPVDGHNIDDLTENIRYAKKTKGPVLVHVLTQKGKGYQPAETDAIGTWHGPGPYKIESGDFIKPSVTGPGYSKVVSETLRTIARKNERLVVLTPAMTVGSKLESFGEEFPDRLYDVGIAEQHATTMAAGLATQDMKPVLSIYSTFLQRAYDQLVHDVCRQNLNVVFAVDRSGLVGSDGETHQGVFDIAFLRHLPNMVVLNPKDENELQHMMHTAVQYDDGPIAVRFPRGTGLGVPMDKELHEIEIGSWEVLRQGKDIALIAVGTMIPVAEKAAERLNGSGINAKVINARSIKPLDHGMITELVTNRVPILTIEEGILQGGFGSAVLEFVHDLGIHNAMIDRMGIPDRFIEHGSVSKLLEEIDLTPEGVVERVKTMVPKQQQRAF, from the coding sequence ATGGACTTGGAATCGATCAAAGATCCAAAGTTTTTAAGAACATATGACACAAATAAACTTGAAGACCTAGCATCGACAATACGTACTTTTCTGATTGAAAAAATTTCAAAAACGGGTGGGCATCTTGGCCCGAACCTTGGTGTTGTTGAGTTAACTTTAGTCTTACATCATTTGTTTGAAAGCCCGAAAGATAAATTCATTTGGGATGTAGGACATCAAGCTTATGTTCATAAAATATTAACCGGACGAGCCAGTCAATTTGATACATTGAAGCAATACAAAGGGTTATGCGGATTTCCGAAGCGATCCGAAAGCGCACATGACGTTTGGGAAACCGGGCATAGCTCCACGTCGTTATCGGCAGCAATGGGAATGGCAACTGCACGCGACTTAAAAGGGACGGATGAAGACATCGTTGCAGTAATCGGTGACGGTGCTTTAACAGGTGGAATGGCGTTAGAAGCATTAAACCACATCGGGCATGAACAAAAGGATCTTATCGTTATTTTAAATGATAATGAAATGTCGATTGCACCGAATGTCGGGGCATTGCATAACGTCTTAGGTCGATTACGTACTGCCGGTAAATATAAAAAGGTGAAGGAAGAATTCGAATCCCTTTTGAAGAAAGTCCCGGCTGGTGGTCGAATGGCAGCAACTGCAGAGCGATTGAAGGATTGCTTAAAATATTTATTTGTTTCAGGCATTTTCTTCGAGGAGCTCGGGTTTACGTATTTAGGACCTGTTGATGGCCATAATATCGATGACCTGACAGAGAATATCAGATATGCGAAGAAAACGAAAGGACCTGTTCTAGTGCACGTGCTGACCCAAAAAGGAAAGGGTTATCAACCGGCGGAAACGGATGCTATTGGAACGTGGCACGGACCTGGTCCATACAAGATTGAATCCGGAGATTTTATCAAGCCTTCAGTTACAGGTCCTGGCTATAGCAAGGTTGTTAGCGAAACATTAAGAACGATTGCACGAAAAAATGAACGGCTCGTTGTCCTTACACCAGCAATGACGGTAGGATCCAAGCTAGAATCCTTCGGCGAAGAATTTCCAGATCGGCTTTACGATGTAGGAATTGCTGAACAGCATGCGACAACAATGGCTGCCGGACTTGCTACACAGGATATGAAGCCGGTCCTATCTATTTATTCAACCTTTTTACAACGTGCCTATGATCAGCTCGTTCATGATGTATGCCGTCAAAATTTAAATGTCGTTTTTGCTGTGGATCGTTCAGGCCTTGTTGGCTCAGACGGTGAAACCCACCAAGGTGTATTTGATATTGCCTTCCTTCGTCATCTTCCGAATATGGTCGTACTGAACCCGAAGGATGAAAACGAATTGCAGCATATGATGCATACAGCTGTCCAATATGATGATGGACCTATCGCTGTCCGTTTCCCCCGCGGAACCGGTTTAGGGGTCCCGATGGATAAGGAATTACATGAAATTGAAATAGGGTCTTGGGAAGTACTGCGACAAGGTAAGGATATTGCACTGATTGCAGTTGGTACAATGATTCCTGTCGCTGAAAAAGCTGCTGAACGTTTGAATGGATCGGGAATAAATGCAAAAGTCATCAATGCTCGTTCGATCAAGCCGCTCGATCATGGTATGATTACCGAGCTTGTCACGAACCGAGTTCCGATTTTAACGATTGAAGAAGGGATCCTTCAAGGTGGGTTCGGAAGTGCTGTATTGGAGTTCGTCCATGATCTTGGCATACACAATGCAATGATTGATCGCATGGGTATTCCTGACCGTTTTATCGAGCATGGAAGTGTTTCGAAGCTTCTTGAAGAAATCGATCTGACACCAGAGGGCGTTGTGGAGCGCGTTAAGACGATGGTTCCGAAACAACAGCAAAGGGCATTTTAG
- a CDS encoding polyprenyl synthetase family protein, whose product MNKDTFLELLQRKKQEIDEALPAKIEGIDAHSGLKEAMLYSILAGGKRLRPILFFRTIEALGKDSQPYMDIGCAIEMIHTYSLIHDDLPAMDDDDFRRGNLTNHKVYGEALAILAGDGLLTFAFQTIADSKTIESNVKVDLISKLATAAGPEGMIDGQAADLDAEDKKIAIDELEQIHRNKTGALLGFSIYGGAKVAGGSQQQLVHLTHFANHLGLAFQIQDDILDIEGDEGIIGKPVGSDQQNKKSTYPQLLTLEGAKKKLSQEVDNAKEHLYKAGIDHTWLVSFTDYMVSRDH is encoded by the coding sequence TTGAACAAGGATACGTTCTTGGAACTTTTACAAAGGAAAAAGCAAGAGATCGATGAGGCGTTACCAGCGAAGATTGAAGGCATTGATGCCCACTCAGGGCTAAAAGAGGCCATGTTGTATTCCATCTTAGCCGGTGGTAAACGCCTTCGCCCGATTTTATTTTTCAGGACGATTGAAGCACTTGGTAAAGACAGTCAGCCATACATGGATATCGGGTGTGCAATCGAAATGATTCACACGTACTCATTGATTCACGATGATCTTCCTGCTATGGACGATGATGATTTTCGCCGTGGGAACTTGACGAACCATAAAGTCTATGGAGAAGCACTTGCCATCCTTGCGGGAGACGGACTTTTGACCTTCGCTTTTCAAACGATCGCAGACTCTAAAACGATTGAAAGCAATGTAAAGGTTGATCTGATCAGTAAGTTGGCAACAGCAGCCGGCCCGGAAGGAATGATTGATGGACAAGCGGCAGACCTTGATGCCGAAGATAAGAAGATTGCCATTGATGAACTAGAACAAATTCACCGAAATAAAACAGGTGCGCTGCTCGGTTTTTCTATTTATGGAGGTGCGAAAGTAGCTGGTGGGTCTCAACAACAATTAGTACATCTCACTCACTTTGCAAACCATCTTGGTCTCGCTTTCCAGATTCAGGATGATATTCTTGATATCGAAGGCGATGAGGGGATAATTGGAAAACCGGTGGGTAGTGATCAGCAAAATAAAAAAAGTACATACCCTCAGCTTTTAACTTTAGAAGGTGCCAAAAAGAAACTTTCACAAGAAGTTGATAATGCGAAGGAACATCTTTATAAAGCAGGAATTGATCATACTTGGCTTGTGAGCTTTACTGACTATATGGTAAGTCGTGACCATTAG
- a CDS encoding exodeoxyribonuclease VII small subunit codes for MAEKKAQTFEESMVELEEIVSKLEEGDVPLEESIRLFQEGMKLSKSCHDKLQKVEKQMDELLNEDGETEPFTLQEDDSD; via the coding sequence ATGGCAGAAAAAAAAGCACAAACATTTGAAGAATCTATGGTCGAGCTTGAAGAAATTGTGAGTAAGTTAGAAGAAGGAGATGTACCTCTAGAAGAGTCAATCCGTCTTTTCCAGGAGGGGATGAAATTATCTAAATCATGTCACGATAAGCTTCAAAAGGTTGAAAAACAGATGGACGAGCTCTTGAACGAGGATGGCGAAACAGAGCCGTTTACGCTACAGGAGGACGACTCAGATTGA
- the xseA gene encoding exodeoxyribonuclease VII large subunit: MQNDRYLSITALTRYIRRKFEDDGNLQDVWIRGELSNLKFHSRGHMYFTVKDENSRIQSVMFAGNNRFLKFRPEEGMKVLIRGEVSVYEPYGQYQLYAREMQPDGIGNLFLAFEELKKRLELEGLFAEERKKPLPTIPQKIGVITSPTGAAVRDVITTIKRRFPIAKVTVIPVLVQGPHAAPSISRAIELANHRSQWDVLIVGRGGGSIEELWAFNEEAVARSIFQSKIPIISAVGHETDFTIADFVADVRAATPTAAAELAVPHIAELQEKVSQRQLRLTRAISEKVSGYQSDLNRLQRSYAFKYPMQLVKQKEQDLDRLIERIQRESVRNLQMNRETVDRMNGRLKRNHPAEKHKQASNRFEGLTRMLSKEMHKNLGESQSRFDQQVGKLNALSPLKVMERGYSLAYKQDQSLIKSIDQVQPGEQVAVRLKDGKLDCQVWGIEESETNGRKKSTNI; the protein is encoded by the coding sequence ATGCAAAATGATCGTTATTTAAGTATTACAGCTTTGACTCGTTATATTCGTAGGAAGTTTGAGGATGATGGGAACTTACAAGACGTTTGGATACGTGGTGAGCTGTCTAATTTGAAATTCCACAGTAGAGGACATATGTATTTTACTGTGAAGGATGAAAATAGCCGAATACAATCTGTAATGTTTGCGGGCAATAATCGATTCCTGAAATTCCGCCCCGAAGAAGGCATGAAGGTATTGATCCGTGGTGAGGTATCGGTATACGAGCCTTATGGCCAGTATCAGCTATATGCAAGAGAAATGCAGCCTGATGGAATCGGGAATTTGTTCCTTGCGTTTGAAGAGCTCAAAAAAAGGTTGGAGTTGGAAGGGCTGTTTGCTGAAGAGCGTAAAAAACCGTTGCCGACCATCCCTCAAAAAATTGGTGTAATCACTTCTCCGACAGGTGCAGCAGTCCGTGACGTCATTACAACGATCAAACGCCGGTTTCCAATTGCAAAAGTGACCGTCATCCCTGTACTCGTGCAAGGTCCTCATGCAGCACCGAGTATCTCTCGGGCGATAGAGCTTGCCAACCATCGTTCACAGTGGGACGTATTGATTGTCGGTCGAGGTGGAGGATCTATCGAGGAGCTTTGGGCTTTTAATGAGGAAGCAGTTGCCAGAAGTATTTTTCAGTCGAAAATTCCGATCATATCTGCAGTCGGACATGAGACAGATTTCACGATCGCTGATTTTGTTGCTGATGTTCGTGCGGCTACACCAACAGCAGCTGCAGAGCTTGCTGTGCCGCATATTGCAGAATTACAGGAAAAGGTCAGTCAGCGACAGCTCCGCCTGACTAGAGCAATTTCCGAAAAGGTTTCTGGGTATCAGAGTGATCTGAATCGATTACAACGTTCTTACGCGTTTAAATACCCGATGCAACTCGTAAAACAGAAAGAACAGGATCTCGATCGCTTAATTGAACGAATACAGCGGGAGAGTGTCCGTAATCTTCAGATGAACCGAGAAACAGTCGATCGCATGAACGGTCGATTAAAGCGGAATCATCCTGCCGAAAAACATAAACAAGCAAGTAATAGGTTCGAAGGACTTACCCGAATGCTTTCAAAAGAAATGCACAAAAATCTAGGTGAAAGCCAGTCACGATTCGACCAGCAGGTTGGAAAGTTAAATGCATTAAGTCCGTTGAAGGTAATGGAGAGAGGCTATAGCTTAGCATATAAACAGGATCAATCCCTTATTAAAAGTATTGATCAGGTTCAACCAGGTGAACAAGTTGCAGTTCGGTTAAAGGATGGAAAATTGGATTGCCAAGTGTGGGGAATCGAGGAGAGTGAAACAAATGGCAGAAAAAAAAGCACAAACATTTGA
- the folD gene encoding bifunctional methylenetetrahydrofolate dehydrogenase/methenyltetrahydrofolate cyclohydrolase FolD: protein MVAELIKGNEIANEKRERMKVEVQELAKKGIVPGLVVIILGEDPASQSYVRGKQKACEKVGIDGKLIELPENTHQSELLERIEQYNNDESCHGILVQLPLPDHISEKAVIEAISPDKDVDGFHPINIGRMMTGQRAFLPCTPFGIIEMVKAKGIVIEGKHVVIIGRSNIVGKPVGQLFLNENATVTYCHSRTPNMKEIAQQADILVVAVGKANFIGNEYIKPGAVVIDVGVNRLENGKLTGDVKFEEAQNIASYITPVPKGVGPMTITMLLHNTILSAKWSQQTEGVL from the coding sequence ATGGTTGCAGAGCTGATAAAAGGAAATGAAATCGCAAATGAAAAACGCGAACGGATGAAGGTAGAGGTACAGGAGTTGGCGAAAAAAGGGATCGTACCTGGCTTAGTCGTCATTATTCTCGGGGAAGATCCTGCCTCTCAATCTTATGTGAGAGGGAAACAAAAAGCGTGCGAAAAGGTAGGCATCGATGGAAAGCTGATTGAGTTGCCAGAAAATACTCATCAATCCGAGTTGTTGGAACGAATCGAACAATATAATAATGATGAATCCTGCCATGGAATTCTTGTACAACTTCCTTTGCCGGATCACATTTCTGAAAAAGCAGTCATTGAAGCGATTTCTCCGGATAAAGATGTGGATGGATTCCATCCGATAAATATCGGTCGGATGATGACTGGACAGCGAGCTTTCTTGCCGTGTACACCATTTGGGATTATCGAAATGGTTAAAGCGAAAGGGATAGTAATCGAAGGGAAGCATGTCGTCATAATCGGGCGAAGCAACATTGTCGGAAAGCCGGTGGGGCAACTTTTCCTTAATGAAAATGCTACGGTTACATACTGTCATTCTCGGACTCCTAATATGAAGGAAATCGCACAGCAAGCGGATATTCTTGTCGTAGCAGTCGGGAAGGCGAATTTTATCGGAAATGAGTATATAAAACCCGGTGCAGTTGTAATTGATGTAGGTGTTAATCGCCTAGAAAACGGGAAATTGACGGGTGATGTGAAATTTGAGGAAGCACAGAATATTGCTTCATATATTACGCCAGTGCCGAAGGGTGTTGGACCAATGACAATTACGATGCTTCTACATAACACGATTCTTTCAGCGAAATGGAGTCAGCAAACTGAAGGTGTCCTATAA
- the nusB gene encoding transcription antitermination factor NusB — MKRRLAREKALQSLFQIDVSEVDREEAIHHVLDEDEAKDEFLIQLVEGTTDHLEEIDSKIKEHLERWSFERIGNVDRSVLRLAVFEMLFLKEIPINVTFNEAIDLAKTFGGDESGRFVNGVLSKISKSFQ; from the coding sequence ATGAAAAGAAGGCTTGCTAGAGAAAAGGCGCTTCAGTCATTATTTCAGATAGATGTAAGTGAGGTTGACCGTGAGGAAGCAATCCATCATGTTTTGGATGAAGATGAGGCTAAGGATGAATTCCTTATTCAACTTGTTGAAGGAACGACTGATCATTTAGAAGAAATTGATTCAAAAATCAAAGAACATCTAGAGCGATGGAGCTTTGAACGAATTGGAAATGTGGACCGGTCTGTACTTAGACTTGCAGTATTTGAAATGTTGTTTTTGAAGGAAATACCAATAAATGTGACTTTTAATGAAGCGATTGACCTTGCTAAAACATTTGGGGGAGACGAATCCGGTCGATTTGTTAATGGTGTATTATCCAAAATAAGCAAATCATTTCAATAA
- a CDS encoding Asp23/Gls24 family envelope stress response protein, producing MNEYQTFEMEEKDSNLGKVEISPEVIEVISSLAATEVEGVSARGNFASGVVERLGKKTLGKGVKVELTEEGINIDVFVTMSFGVSIPDTAEKLQVNIRQTLHTMTALEPNRIDVHVVGVQFEEKANQNEEAEEF from the coding sequence ATGAATGAATATCAAACGTTTGAAATGGAAGAAAAAGATTCAAACCTTGGGAAAGTTGAAATCTCCCCTGAAGTAATCGAAGTTATCTCCAGCCTAGCTGCAACAGAGGTTGAAGGTGTTTCGGCACGTGGGAACTTTGCATCTGGTGTTGTGGAGCGTCTAGGAAAAAAGACTTTAGGAAAAGGTGTAAAGGTAGAACTTACCGAAGAGGGAATCAATATCGATGTTTTTGTAACGATGAGTTTTGGGGTATCTATCCCAGATACTGCTGAGAAACTTCAGGTGAACATTCGTCAAACGTTGCATACTATGACTGCTCTTGAACCGAACCGGATCGATGTTCACGTCGTAGGTGTCCAGTTTGAAGAAAAAGCGAATCAGAATGAAGAAGCTGAGGAATTTTAA
- the accC gene encoding acetyl-CoA carboxylase biotin carboxylase subunit produces the protein MIKKVLIANRGEIAVRIIRACNEMGIETVAVYSEGDKESLHVRLADEAYCIGPIASKDSYLNFTNIMSVATLTGSDAVHPGYGFLAENADFAEICSECNITFIGPSPDAINKMGTKDVARSTMKEAGVPIVPGSEGIIESKQEAISLAEKIGYPVIIKATAGGGGKGIRVARTEQELIKGINITQQEAATAFGNPGVYIEKYIEDFRHVEIQVLGDNYGNVIHLGERDCSIQRRLQKLLEETPSPAIDPDKREEMGSAAVRAAEAVNYSGAGTVEFIFDHNTGDYYFMEMNTRIQVEHPVTEMVTGIDLIKEQIRVASGERLSFAQEDITFNGWSIECRINAENPDKNFMPSPGKIDMYLPPGGLGVRVDSAAYPGYFIPPYYDSMIAKVITYGKTRDEAVRRMKRALGEFVIDGVETTIPFHLRLLENEQFVSGEFNTKFLEQNDLTSKSNLSGGGKNE, from the coding sequence ATGATAAAAAAAGTACTGATAGCAAATCGAGGCGAGATTGCAGTACGTATCATTCGTGCGTGCAATGAAATGGGAATTGAAACGGTCGCTGTTTACTCGGAAGGCGACAAAGAATCATTGCATGTTCGACTTGCAGATGAAGCCTATTGCATCGGCCCGATAGCCTCAAAAGACAGTTATTTGAACTTTACGAACATAATGAGTGTGGCAACTTTAACCGGCTCAGATGCGGTTCACCCCGGTTACGGTTTCCTTGCTGAAAATGCAGATTTCGCAGAAATTTGTTCTGAATGTAATATTACGTTCATTGGACCAAGTCCGGATGCAATCAACAAAATGGGTACGAAGGACGTGGCTCGTTCGACGATGAAGGAAGCTGGAGTTCCGATTGTACCTGGCTCAGAAGGAATCATCGAATCAAAGCAGGAAGCCATTTCACTTGCAGAAAAGATTGGGTATCCTGTAATCATAAAAGCAACCGCTGGCGGTGGTGGAAAAGGAATCAGGGTAGCTAGAACTGAACAAGAGCTGATCAAAGGAATCAATATTACCCAGCAGGAAGCGGCGACTGCCTTCGGAAACCCTGGAGTTTACATCGAAAAATATATCGAAGACTTCAGACATGTTGAAATCCAGGTGCTTGGTGACAATTACGGAAATGTGATTCACCTTGGTGAACGTGATTGTTCGATTCAACGCAGACTTCAAAAATTGTTAGAAGAGACACCTTCTCCAGCAATTGATCCTGATAAACGTGAGGAAATGGGCTCTGCTGCGGTCCGTGCTGCTGAAGCAGTTAATTATTCAGGCGCAGGTACGGTTGAATTCATATTCGATCACAACACGGGTGATTACTATTTTATGGAGATGAATACGCGTATCCAGGTAGAACACCCTGTAACAGAAATGGTAACTGGAATTGATTTGATTAAAGAACAAATTCGAGTAGCAAGTGGTGAGCGGTTATCCTTTGCCCAGGAAGATATAACCTTTAATGGTTGGTCGATCGAATGCCGGATCAACGCTGAAAACCCGGATAAGAATTTTATGCCTTCCCCTGGTAAGATAGACATGTACCTGCCACCAGGCGGGCTAGGAGTACGAGTCGATTCTGCAGCTTATCCCGGCTATTTCATTCCTCCTTACTACGATTCGATGATCGCAAAGGTCATCACTTACGGGAAAACGCGTGACGAAGCGGTCCGTCGAATGAAAAGGGCACTTGGAGAATTTGTCATCGATGGAGTTGAAACAACAATTCCGTTCCATCTCCGTCTATTGGAAAATGAACAATTTGTAAGTGGAGAATTCAATACGAAGTTTTTAGAACAAAACGACCTTACATCAAAGTCCAATTTAAGTGGAGGTGGCAAGAATGAATGA
- the accB gene encoding acetyl-CoA carboxylase biotin carboxyl carrier protein has translation MLKIQEIRELIKLIDQSSINEFEYEEDGAKLSLKKAGVEASAIQHSPQPRVEEPVTSQPAPQQVEQKTETTSEPVKAVETKMDESLHKIESPMVGTFYSSPSPDEPQYVGTGDKVSNDSIVCIIEAMKLFNEIEAEVNGEIVEVLVENGQLVEYGQPLFLVKKQ, from the coding sequence ATGCTTAAAATCCAAGAAATTCGTGAATTGATCAAATTAATCGATCAATCATCGATCAATGAATTCGAATATGAAGAAGATGGTGCAAAACTGTCATTGAAAAAAGCTGGTGTGGAAGCTAGCGCTATTCAGCATTCCCCTCAACCGAGAGTGGAGGAACCTGTAACATCACAGCCTGCACCACAGCAGGTTGAACAAAAGACAGAAACAACTTCGGAACCTGTTAAAGCAGTTGAAACGAAGATGGACGAATCGTTACATAAGATCGAATCTCCGATGGTAGGGACATTCTATTCCTCACCATCACCAGATGAACCTCAATATGTAGGCACAGGTGATAAAGTATCAAATGATTCGATAGTATGTATAATCGAAGCGATGAAGCTGTTCAATGAAATTGAAGCAGAAGTAAATGGGGAGATTGTAGAAGTCCTCGTCGAAAATGGACAGCTTGTTGAGTATGGCCAACCTTTATTCCTAGTGAAGAAACAGTAG
- the recQ gene encoding DNA helicase RecQ, which produces MLQKAKTILKDTFGYDSFRDGQEDILKRLLDKKDTVGIMPTGGGKSLCYQIPAMIFPGITLVVSPLISLMKDQVDALDQEGVSATFINSSLSAGEVQERLNGAANGYYKLIYIAPERLESPLFSRLLHKLPISLIAIDEAHCISQWGHDFRPSYLLIQQMIARLEYQPVIIALTATATPEVAQDICERLEITQDGIVTTGFGRNNLSFRVIKGQSRDPFLESYIKSNESQSGIIYAATRKEVERIYNRLIKKGLSVGRYHAGMPEQERNDNQEQFLYDDITIMIATSAFGMGINKSNVRYVIHYHLPKNIEAYYQEAGRAGRDGVDSECILLYSPQDVRLPKFFIEESDMDPERKKHEYEKLQQMVGYCHTESCLRQYILKYFGEQAEGCGYCSNCTDQRQSVNVTREAQMVFSCIKRMKERFGKTFIAKVLTGSSDSKIKQFGFDQISTYGIMKGQTQKHVIELIDFLTAEGYMAPTNGSYPVLTLTHKAAEVIFGNKDVLKKEQVQAEQLVVEGELFERLRALRKHLAETEKVPPFVIFSDATLHEMCVQLPISEEALLNVKGVGQRKLELYGADFLAEIAAACKENDMPLEKVL; this is translated from the coding sequence GTGCTTCAAAAAGCAAAAACGATTTTAAAAGATACATTTGGGTATGACTCATTTCGGGACGGGCAGGAAGATATTCTTAAACGTCTATTGGATAAGAAAGATACGGTAGGCATTATGCCGACCGGTGGCGGGAAGTCCTTATGCTATCAAATTCCTGCGATGATCTTCCCAGGTATTACGCTTGTCGTATCTCCATTGATATCCCTGATGAAAGATCAGGTAGATGCCCTGGATCAAGAGGGTGTCTCGGCTACTTTCATAAATAGCTCCCTTTCTGCTGGAGAGGTCCAGGAGCGGTTGAATGGTGCAGCAAATGGGTACTATAAGCTGATTTATATAGCCCCGGAACGATTGGAGTCGCCGCTATTTTCCAGGTTGTTACATAAACTACCTATTTCGCTTATTGCCATCGACGAAGCACATTGTATATCGCAATGGGGACACGACTTCAGACCGAGTTATCTACTGATTCAACAAATGATCGCACGGCTTGAATATCAACCGGTGATCATTGCGTTAACGGCAACTGCAACCCCGGAAGTTGCGCAAGATATTTGTGAAAGGCTGGAAATTACTCAGGACGGTATTGTGACAACAGGATTTGGTCGCAATAATCTTTCATTTCGCGTTATTAAAGGTCAAAGCAGGGATCCATTCCTTGAATCATACATAAAGAGTAATGAATCACAATCAGGTATTATTTACGCAGCCACAAGGAAAGAAGTCGAACGTATTTACAATCGATTAATAAAGAAAGGCCTCTCTGTCGGTAGGTATCATGCCGGAATGCCCGAACAAGAACGCAATGACAATCAGGAACAATTTCTTTATGACGATATTACAATCATGATAGCGACATCTGCATTTGGCATGGGAATTAATAAATCAAATGTTCGTTATGTAATCCATTATCACTTGCCGAAAAACATTGAAGCCTATTATCAAGAAGCTGGTCGTGCCGGGCGTGACGGTGTCGACAGCGAATGTATACTTCTCTATTCACCTCAAGATGTCCGTCTTCCGAAATTTTTCATCGAAGAATCGGACATGGACCCAGAACGTAAAAAGCATGAGTACGAAAAGTTACAGCAAATGGTCGGCTACTGCCATACAGAATCTTGTTTACGGCAATACATTTTAAAATATTTTGGTGAACAGGCTGAAGGGTGTGGTTATTGCAGTAATTGTACCGATCAGCGTCAGTCTGTGAATGTTACCCGTGAAGCACAAATGGTCTTTTCGTGCATCAAAAGGATGAAGGAACGCTTCGGGAAAACCTTCATTGCAAAAGTCTTAACAGGTTCATCTGACAGTAAAATTAAACAATTCGGCTTTGATCAAATCTCAACCTATGGAATCATGAAGGGTCAAACACAAAAGCATGTCATAGAACTTATCGACTTTTTAACAGCAGAAGGATATATGGCACCTACAAATGGTTCATACCCAGTATTAACCTTGACACACAAAGCTGCGGAAGTGATCTTCGGCAATAAAGACGTACTTAAAAAGGAACAGGTTCAAGCGGAGCAACTTGTTGTCGAAGGGGAATTGTTCGAGCGGCTGAGAGCGTTGCGCAAACACCTCGCTGAAACTGAAAAGGTACCTCCTTTTGTCATTTTCTCTGATGCAACCTTACATGAAATGTGTGTACAATTGCCTATTTCTGAAGAAGCGTTATTGAATGTTAAGGGGGTTGGACAGAGGAAGCTAGAATTGTATGGGGCTGATTTTTTAGCAGAAATTGCAGCTGCTTGTAAGGAGAATGATATGCCTCTTGAAAAAGTTCTTTGA
- a CDS encoding SpoIIIAH-like family protein, with amino-acid sequence MLLKKQTVWLLTMLSLIIVLSVYYITSPEQSPTDLAFDQEEKASEDGSKETNGDTTIQQVDSDQMFTELRIKIEDQRAELAQKYNEILASTTVAAEVQSDALDKLTALQELAMKEGTLETLVKGMGYEDVLVNTMQEKVQIIVKVEETLSKQEANEIMRKAKEHLGDKQVAVSYQAAK; translated from the coding sequence ATGTTGTTGAAAAAACAAACGGTTTGGCTTTTAACCATGTTAAGTTTGATCATCGTATTATCGGTTTATTACATTACCTCACCTGAACAGTCACCGACAGACCTTGCATTCGATCAAGAGGAAAAAGCGTCTGAAGATGGATCAAAAGAAACAAACGGTGACACGACAATTCAACAAGTTGATAGCGATCAGATGTTTACAGAGTTGAGGATCAAAATCGAGGACCAACGAGCAGAGTTAGCGCAAAAATATAATGAAATCCTTGCATCAACGACCGTTGCTGCGGAGGTTCAGTCAGACGCGCTGGATAAATTGACCGCACTGCAAGAGCTCGCAATGAAAGAGGGAACCCTTGAAACGCTTGTCAAGGGCATGGGCTATGAGGATGTTCTCGTAAATACGATGCAAGAAAAAGTGCAAATCATTGTCAAGGTTGAAGAGACGCTCTCTAAACAAGAAGCAAATGAAATTATGAGAAAAGCGAAAGAACATCTCGGTGATAAGCAAGTTGCCGTATCATACCAAGCAGCAAAATAA